One Candidatus Binataceae bacterium DNA segment encodes these proteins:
- the ribB gene encoding 3,4-dihydroxy-2-butanone-4-phosphate synthase codes for MFGEINPRKKARAPFISVEEALEETRRGHMIILMDDEQRENEGDLSMAAEKVTPEAINFMAKFARGLICLPMSGDRIDRLGLSMMVGDNQAPLGTAFTTAITARRCRGSGISAQDRAMTILQAVREDASGSEFITPGYVYPLRARDGGVLVRTGQTEGAVDLARLAGLKPAGVICEILKDDGTMARRDDLVEFARKHNLKVVTVADIIEYRLRTETMVQKIAEAKLPTAYGEFKAIVFRNLVDYTEHLVLVMGKPEPGTPILVRAHREYLPGDVFGYAGRNTRSLLRAAMEQIAAAGSGVLLYVKRESNAIASELAPERTVRRATTRFSQPEADFRDYGIGAQILREVGVRKMTLMSDVAPRLANLPGYGLEIVGSVPLSGGASPTPASGR; via the coding sequence ATGTTCGGTGAAATAAATCCTCGCAAGAAAGCGCGCGCACCCTTCATCTCCGTCGAGGAGGCGCTCGAAGAAACGCGCCGCGGCCACATGATCATCCTGATGGATGACGAGCAGCGCGAGAACGAAGGCGATCTTTCGATGGCGGCGGAGAAGGTCACGCCCGAAGCGATCAACTTCATGGCGAAGTTCGCCCGCGGGCTCATCTGCCTGCCGATGAGCGGCGACCGCATCGACCGCCTCGGCCTCAGCATGATGGTCGGCGACAACCAGGCCCCGCTCGGCACCGCGTTCACGACGGCGATCACCGCGCGGCGATGCCGCGGCTCGGGCATCTCGGCGCAGGACCGCGCGATGACGATTCTCCAGGCGGTGCGCGAGGACGCGAGCGGCTCGGAGTTCATTACGCCCGGCTACGTGTATCCCTTGCGCGCGCGCGACGGCGGCGTGCTGGTTCGCACGGGGCAGACCGAAGGTGCGGTCGATCTCGCGCGCCTTGCCGGACTCAAGCCCGCGGGCGTTATCTGCGAGATTCTGAAGGACGACGGCACGATGGCGCGGCGCGACGACCTGGTCGAGTTCGCGCGCAAGCACAATCTCAAGGTCGTGACCGTCGCGGACATTATTGAATATCGCCTGCGCACCGAGACGATGGTGCAGAAGATCGCCGAAGCGAAGCTGCCGACCGCATACGGCGAGTTCAAGGCGATCGTTTTCCGCAACCTGGTCGATTACACCGAGCATCTCGTGCTCGTGATGGGCAAGCCGGAACCGGGGACACCGATCCTGGTGCGCGCGCATCGCGAGTACTTGCCCGGCGACGTATTCGGCTATGCGGGCCGCAACACGCGCAGTCTGCTGCGCGCGGCGATGGAGCAGATCGCGGCGGCGGGTAGCGGCGTGCTGCTCTATGTGAAACGCGAGTCCAACGCGATCGCCTCCGAGCTCGCGCCGGAGCGGACCGTGCGCCGCGCGACGACCCGTTTCAGCCAACCCGAAGCGGATTTTCGCGACTACGGAATCGGCGCGCAGATCCTGCGCGAAGTCGGGGTGCGCAAGATGACCCTGATGTCCGACGTGGCGCCCCGGCTAGCGAACCTGCCCGGCTATGGACTCGAAATCGTGGGATCAGTTCCGCTCAGCGGCGGCGCATCGCCAACCCCGGCCTCGGGCCGTTGA